In Leifsonia sp. PS1209, the genomic stretch CTGCTGCTGCGCGTCGAGCTGCGTGGTCGGCAGGCCGGCGGCCTGGAGCTGCTGCTTCGCCGCATCCAGTTGCTGCTGCCCGGCGTCGAGCTGTGCCGCCGCCGCATCCAGCTGCGTGGTGCCGTCGGCGACCTGCGCTTGGCGGTCCGCCCGCTCCTTCTCGGTGCTGAACGGGTCGTTGACGCCGGACACGTCGGGAAGGCCGTCCGCGTCGGCGACGAGGGCGCTGATGTCCTTGCGCTGCGCGTCGGAGAGTGCGGAGCCGTCCTTGCTCTGGAACACCACGGTCCCCGAGGCGCCCGCGAAGTCCGGGAGCTTCTTCATCAGCTCGTCCACGACCGCCCCGGATGCGGTGCCCGGCACGTCGAAGCTCGTCGCGAGCCCCTTGAAACCGATCAGGAACCCGCCGACGGCGATGCCGAGCACGATGATCCACGCCACGATCACCCGCCCGGCGCGTCGTGCGGAGAACTTCCCGAGGCGGTAGAGCAGTTCGGCCATGTCGCATCCCTTTCGTGGCGTCCGCGTCGATAATACGCAACGGTCCGTCTCGAAATATGCAGGTAGGCTGTGAGCCATGCCGGAAGGACGACGAGGGGCTCCCCGCAGCGAAGCGGCTCGGCTCGCCATCCTCGACGCCACGGCAGCGCTGTTCGCCGAACGCGGCTACGACCACCTCAGCATCGAGGGCATCGCCGCGCGCGCCGGCGTCGGCAAACAGACCGTCTACCGCTGGTGGTCCGGCAAGAGCGAACTGATCGCGGAATGCCTGCTCGAAGGGATGCTGCTTCCGGAGCGCTTCGTCCTGGCCGACACCGGCGACCTCCGGGACGACCTCACCTCCTGGCTCATCGAGGTGCTGAGCGTGCTCGAGAGCGCGACGGGGGAGGCCCTGTTCCGGTCGCTCATCGCCGCGGCGACGGCCAACGCCGACGTGGGCAGCAGGCTGCGCGAATCCCTCGCAGACCCCCGCCTGTTCGCCACCAGGCTGCGGGATGCGCGCGCGTCGGGAGAGCTGCGCGCCGACCTCCCGATCGACGACGTGAGCGAGACCGTCATCGGCGCGCTGATCTTCCGCGCCCTGGCCGGAGCGCCCTCCGACCCCGGATTCGCGGAGCGCCTGGTCGATCTCGTCCTCGGTCCCCGTCCGGTCGGCTCCCGGTGAAGTTGACCTCGCCCGCCAGCCGTGTGAGTATCTTCGTGGTTGCCTAACAGCGCCAGGTCACTTGCATGAATCCCCGATGAACTTCCGCGGGGCGGACTGTGTCCCGAGACGAGAAAGAAACCGGTGGATCTCACCCTCATCGTCGTGCTGGTCATCGCGCTGGCCCTGTTCTTCGATTTCACCAATGGCTTCCATGACACAGCGAACGCCATGGCCACCCCCATCGCCACCGGTGCGATGCGCCCGAAGGTCGCGGTCGCTCTCGCTGCCGTCCTGAACCTCGTCGGCGCGTTCCTGTCGACCGAGGTGGCGAAGACCATCTCGGGCGGCATCATCCGGGAGGGCGACGGTGGCGTGCAGATCACGCCGGAGCTGATCTTCGCGGGTCTGGTCGGCGCCATCATCTGGAACATGGTGACCTGGCTGCTCGGCCTGCCGTCGTCGTCCAGCCACGCCCTGTTCGGCGGCCTGATCGGCGCCGCCCTGGTGGGCGCAGGGCTCGGCTCGGTCGACTTCGTGGTCGTGCTCGACAAGGTCATCCTGCCCGCGGTGATCGCCCCGGTCACGGCCGGTGTGGTGGCGTACTGCGCCACGAAGCTCGCATACTGGATCACCCGCCGCTACGACGGCCGGCCGGATGGTCGTGGCGGCTTCCGCTACGGACAGATCTTCTCTTCGTCCCTGGTGGCGCTGTCGCACGGCACGAACGACGCGCAGAAGACGATGGGCGTCATCACCCTCACGCTCATCGCCTCCGGTGCGCAGGCGGCGGGCTCGGGCCCGGAGCTCTGGGTCGTCATCTCCTGTGCGCTCGCCATCGCCATCGGCACGTACTCGGGCGGCTGGCGCATCATCCGCACGCTCGGCCGCGGCCTCACCGAGGTCAAGCCCGCGCAGGGCTTCGCGGCGGAGACGAGCACGGCGGCGACCATCCTGGCCTCCAGCCACCTCGGCTTCGCCCTCTCCACCACGCAGGTCGCATCCGGTTCGGTGATCGGCTCCGGCCTCGGTCGCCGCGGTGCGTCCGTGCGCTGGGGCACGGCGGGCAGGATCGCCCTCGGCTGGCTGCTCACCCTCCCGGCCGCCGGCATCGTCGGCGCCGTCTCGGCCTGGCTCGTCGGCCTCGGCCCGATCGGCCTCGCGGTCGACGCGATCGCCGCTGTGATCGTGATCGTGCTCATCTTCTGGCTGTCCAACCGCAACAAGGTCGACAGCGAGAACGCGGTCGCCCCCGCCCCGGTCCAGGGTGTCAGCGAGGTCGCAGCATCCGGTCGCGCTGTCAAGATCAAGAAGGTCAAGCCGCTCAAGAAGCCGCGCGGCAAGGAGAAGGAATCAGCATGATCGACTGGGTCGCCTTCCTGATCGTCTTCGCAGCATCCA encodes the following:
- a CDS encoding TetR/AcrR family transcriptional regulator yields the protein MPEGRRGAPRSEAARLAILDATAALFAERGYDHLSIEGIAARAGVGKQTVYRWWSGKSELIAECLLEGMLLPERFVLADTGDLRDDLTSWLIEVLSVLESATGEALFRSLIAAATANADVGSRLRESLADPRLFATRLRDARASGELRADLPIDDVSETVIGALIFRALAGAPSDPGFAERLVDLVLGPRPVGSR
- a CDS encoding inorganic phosphate transporter; the protein is MDLTLIVVLVIALALFFDFTNGFHDTANAMATPIATGAMRPKVAVALAAVLNLVGAFLSTEVAKTISGGIIREGDGGVQITPELIFAGLVGAIIWNMVTWLLGLPSSSSHALFGGLIGAALVGAGLGSVDFVVVLDKVILPAVIAPVTAGVVAYCATKLAYWITRRYDGRPDGRGGFRYGQIFSSSLVALSHGTNDAQKTMGVITLTLIASGAQAAGSGPELWVVISCALAIAIGTYSGGWRIIRTLGRGLTEVKPAQGFAAETSTAATILASSHLGFALSTTQVASGSVIGSGLGRRGASVRWGTAGRIALGWLLTLPAAGIVGAVSAWLVGLGPIGLAVDAIAAVIVIVLIFWLSNRNKVDSENAVAPAPVQGVSEVAASGRAVKIKKVKPLKKPRGKEKESA